One window from the genome of Hyalangium minutum encodes:
- a CDS encoding ABC transporter ATP-binding protein — protein sequence MISVRGLRKHYKVHKRPPGLKAAFRSLFHRDYTAVKAVDGISFEIRPGERVGFLGPNGAGKTTTLKVLSGLLHPSEGEVTVDGHVPRHREDAYLKKIMLVMGQKQQLLWDLPPAETFELNRAIYDVPREQFKQTLDELVALLELGDLIQTPSRQLSLGERMKCELAAALIHRPKVLFLDEPTIGLDVSMQVTMRSFIKAYTERYGATLILTSHYMDDVAALCPRIIVIDKGLLTYDGGLDALVQRVRPEKRVVFRLEKPVEAASLASLGRVVSHEPGSVVLQVPPEAVSATISRALSSLPVTDLTVENAPLEEVMSELFAENKARRAVASGEASP from the coding sequence CAAGGCCGCCTTCCGGTCGCTCTTCCACCGGGACTACACCGCAGTCAAGGCGGTGGATGGCATCTCGTTCGAGATTCGCCCCGGCGAGCGGGTGGGCTTCCTGGGGCCCAACGGCGCGGGGAAGACCACGACGCTCAAGGTGCTCTCCGGGCTGCTGCACCCCTCCGAGGGAGAGGTGACAGTGGACGGCCACGTGCCGCGCCACCGCGAGGACGCGTACCTCAAGAAGATCATGCTCGTCATGGGGCAGAAGCAGCAGCTGCTGTGGGACCTGCCTCCGGCGGAGACGTTCGAGCTCAACCGCGCCATCTATGACGTACCCCGGGAGCAGTTCAAGCAGACGCTGGACGAGCTGGTGGCGCTGCTGGAGCTGGGGGATCTCATCCAGACGCCCTCGCGGCAGCTCTCCCTCGGCGAGCGGATGAAGTGCGAGCTGGCGGCGGCGCTCATCCACCGGCCCAAGGTGCTCTTCCTGGACGAGCCCACCATCGGCCTGGATGTGTCGATGCAGGTGACGATGCGCTCCTTCATCAAGGCGTATACGGAGCGGTACGGGGCCACGCTCATCCTCACGAGCCACTACATGGATGACGTGGCGGCGCTGTGCCCGCGCATCATCGTCATCGACAAGGGGCTGCTGACGTACGACGGCGGGCTGGACGCGCTGGTGCAGCGGGTGCGGCCGGAGAAGCGGGTGGTGTTCCGGTTGGAGAAGCCGGTGGAGGCCGCCAGCCTCGCTTCGCTGGGCCGCGTGGTGTCACACGAGCCGGGCTCGGTGGTGCTGCAGGTACCTCCGGAGGCGGTGAGCGCCACCATCAGCCGCGCGCTGTCGAGCCTGCCGGTGACGGACCTGACGGTGGAGAACGCGCCGCTCGAGGAAGTCATGAGCGAGCTGTTCGCCGAGAACAAGGCCCGCAGGGCGGTCGCCTCTGGGGAGGCCAGCCCGTGA